A single Brevundimonas sp. SL130 DNA region contains:
- a CDS encoding S26 family signal peptidase encodes MTRFGYVMVTYFSIMGVAIASFIPTPTRLVWNVSASAPVGLYAIDPPGDLTVTDLVAVDPPEPLADFMVERGYIGRGVPLLKRVMGLPGQEVCRVHRTITVDGVELGTALDRDRSGRELPVWNGCRRIAGDEIFLMNADVRDSLDGRYFGPIKVGTVIGRATPIYTDEDGDGRFVWRAQTAATSR; translated from the coding sequence ATGACCCGCTTCGGCTATGTGATGGTGACGTATTTCTCGATCATGGGCGTCGCCATCGCGTCCTTCATCCCGACGCCGACGCGACTGGTCTGGAACGTCTCCGCCAGCGCGCCGGTTGGCCTCTACGCCATCGATCCGCCCGGCGACCTGACCGTCACCGATCTGGTCGCAGTCGATCCGCCTGAACCGCTCGCCGACTTCATGGTGGAGCGCGGCTATATCGGCCGCGGCGTGCCACTGTTGAAGCGCGTCATGGGACTGCCGGGGCAGGAAGTCTGCCGCGTCCACCGCACGATCACGGTCGATGGCGTGGAACTCGGCACGGCGCTCGACCGCGACCGCTCGGGCCGCGAACTGCCGGTGTGGAACGGCTGCCGCCGCATCGCCGGTGACGAGATCTTCCTAATGAACGCCGATGTCCGCGACAGCCTCGACGGCCGCTACTTCGGCCCGATCAAGGTCGGCACCGTCATCGGCCGTGCGACGCCGATCTACACCGACGAGGACGGCGATGGCCGCTTCGTCTGGCGCGCCCAGACCGCAGCAACGTCGCGCTGA
- a CDS encoding DUF736 domain-containing protein yields the protein MPQIGQFTRETTGFVGRVHTFTLYRELTIVPAELSDAENAPDYRIHHGADDGPEIGAGWKRTGERAGEYISLLIDDPALPQPIRANLFRDDDGGAAWSLHWTRAVKRGERE from the coding sequence ATGCCGCAGATCGGCCAGTTTACCCGTGAGACGACGGGCTTCGTCGGGCGCGTCCACACGTTCACCCTCTACCGCGAACTCACCATCGTTCCGGCCGAGCTGTCCGATGCCGAGAACGCGCCGGACTATCGCATCCACCACGGTGCTGACGACGGGCCGGAGATCGGCGCGGGCTGGAAACGCACCGGCGAGCGCGCCGGCGAATACATCTCGCTGCTGATCGACGATCCGGCCTTGCCGCAACCGATCCGCGCCAACCTGTTCCGCGACGATGACGGCGGGGCCGCCTGGTCGCTGCACTGGACGCGCGCGGTCAAGCGCGGCGAGCGGGAGTGA